In Neisseria perflava, the DNA window ATATTTTCCCAATGCGGACAAGCCGCCCATAAAAACAGGGCATGTTCCCATGCCCTATCATTTGAATTTCAGACGGCCTTTCGGTTGTCAAAACTTATTAGGAACAATAAGTACACCCTGTCCCTAACAAGATTTTCGAGAAAACAGAAGTCCAGATTTCAAACTTCTATCTCCCCCTACCCATCGCTAAAATTAGTTTTTGCCCTTTTTATCACCGGCATCCAAGCGCATATTGATAAATTCCATCATCAAATCTTTTTTCGTCCAGAAAAAGGTTTTCATTTTTTCCAAAGAATAGATTTTCCGAATCATCGCCGGCAATCCTGCATGAACGATGGCGGCGACTTCACCATTGGTTGTTTCATTATCCATGGCGGCTTTGAGGCTTAGATTGTGCGTATTCAGGTAGTTGCTAAGCTCTTTCCTGACGCTGTTGCTGATTTCAAATTGTTTCATGTTTTCCGTCCATAATGTTTTTATAATTAAATAGCATAGGATTTTAACAAGTTTTTTGCATTGTGCATATATCAACTTGCATATTGTTGCGAAATTTACAATTTGGTTTTTGGGTAAAATCGCGCCTGCAACACATTGTTGTGGCGAACTAAATCAGATTGTTTTGACTATTTTATTTTGGCTCGGGCCGTATTGCGGATAAAATAATGGTTTTAGGTTTTGGGGCCGTCTGAAATGTATTTGTGGTTTAAGCTGTTACACATATTTTTTGTGATTTCTTGGTTTGCCGGACTGTTTTATCTGCCGCGGATTTATGTGAATCTGGCGCAATTAGAGCCTGGTAGCGTGGAATATGTACGGCTGACGGATATGTCGCGCAGGCTGTACCGCTTTATGTCGCCTTTGGGCTGGGGAACGCTGATATTTGGCGCGGCCATCGGGTTTGTAAATAATTGGTGGGGCAACGGCTGGCTGGCGGTTAAATTATTGTGCGGCCTGCTGCTCTTGGCTTACCAGCTTTATTGCGGTCTGCTGCTGCGCCGTTTTCAAAACGGTAGCAATGTGTATTCGCACCGCTGGTATCGGGTATTCAACGAACTCCCCGTATTGATGATGGTGGCCGCGCTTTATATGGTGGTTTTCAAGCCGTTTTAATCTTCAGACGGCCTGTTTGGTAAATAAGGAAAGAATTCATGACGGTCGAAATCGAACGCCGCTTTTTGCTGGCGGATGACAGTTGGCGCGAAGCGGCAAGCGAGCCGCTGGTGTTGCAACAGGGCTATTTGAGCGTGGAAAAAGAGCGCACCATCCGCGTGCGGATTATCGGTTCGCAAGCATGGCTGACCCTGAAAGGCTATATTTCCGACATGACGCGCAGCGAGTTTGAATACGAAATCCCGTTGGCTCACGCGCAAGCAATGATGGCGGACATGTGCCCGTTTAAAATGGAAAAATACCGCTATCGGGTCGAATTTGAAGGCTTTGTATATGAAATCGATGAATATTTCGGCGACAATGCACCATTGATTGTGGCGGAAATTGAATTGCCGTCTGAAGATACCGAGTTCCCCAAACCGTCTTGGCTGGGTCAGGAAATCACGTCAGACGGGAAATTCACCAATGCGTATCTGAGCAAACATCCGTATTCGTCTTGGACGGAATAAGGGCGACAACCTCTCTGCACATACAAAAAAGGCATGTATCGAACATGCCTTTTTTCTTTTCAGACGGCCTGATTTGCCTTACCGATATTTGAATCAAGTTGCTTTCGACATACCGTTTCAAATATCGGGCTAGCCCGTGTGCTTTATCCGTGTAACCTTACGCCGGACGACAGGTCACCATATAGTTAACCTCGGTCGAGTCGCACAAGGAATAACGGCCGCTCAACAAATTATAGGTCATGCCCTTGCTGCCGACGGTATCCAATCCGGCTTGGCGGCACATGCGCGCGAGTTCTGCCGGCGTGATGAATTTTTTCCAGTCGTGCGTGCCTTTGGGGACGAATTTCAACAGATATTCTGCGCCGACAATCAGATGCAGATAAGATTTGGGATTGCGGTTGATGGTGGAGAAAAACACCATGCCGTCGGGTTTGACCAGTTTCGCGCAGGCTTGAACGATGGCAGACGGATCGGGAACGTGTTCCATCATTTCCATACACGTTACCACGTCAAAGCTGTGCGGCTCTTCGGCAGCGAGGTCTTCGACGCGGATGCAGCGGTAATCAATATTGGCAACGTGTTGGCTGGCCGCATGGGCAGCGGCGGTTTGCAGGGATTTTTCCGCCATATCGATGCCGGTAACGTGTTCTGCGCCGCGTTTGGCCATGCTCTCCGACAAAATACCGCCGCCACAGCCTACATCCAGCACGCGTTTGCCTGCCAATCCGGCATAGCCGTCGATATAGTCGAGGCGTAAGGGGTTGATGTCATGCAGGGGCTTGAATTCGCCGTTTTTATCCCACCATTTGTCGGCGATTTGGCTGAACTTGGCGATTTCGCCGGCATCTACGTTGTCGTGTTGATTGCTCATGGTTTGCTCCTGCATAAAATCATTCGCCTGATTTTAGCCGATTGTGCTTCAAAATAAAATGTTTCAGACGGCCTTTGCCTGTTTATCGGCCCTATTTCAACTTTCATCCGCCTGCCCATAAAAAACGCACCTTGTAACAAGGTGCGTTTCAATCTGCATGATTTAGAATTTAGCGCCGGATTCGTTGGCCATGTAGTCAACTGCGGCTTTCACTTCGTCGTCGCTTAAGCTGCCGTTGCCGCCTTTGGCAGGCATGGAATTGAAGCCTTCGAGGGCGTGTTTGTGCAAGGTGTCTTTGCCTTGTTTAATGCGAGGCGCCCAGTCTTCTTTTTTGCCTACAGCCGGAGCGCCGGGAATCAAGCCGCCGTGGCACGCTTTACAGTTCGCTTCAAAAACAGCTTTGCCGTCCACTTTGGCGGATTCGGCAGGCTTGGCTTCAGCGGCAGGTGCTTCGGCTTTCTCTTCGGGCTTGGCGGCTTCTTCAGGCTTGGCAGCTTCCTCTGCTTTGCTGGCAGCGGCTTCAACCTTATCGGCAGCTTCTTGAGCGGCAGATGCAGTCGTATCGGCAGCAGAAGCGGCTTCGTTTTTCACTTCAGATGCAACGGCTTGAGCAGCCTCTTGTGTCTCCTGTTTAGCCTCTTGGGAACAAGCTGTCAAACCAGCCATCATCATTGCGGCAATCAGTAATTTGTTCATGTTCTGTCTTTCCTTAATTTTATTTAAATCACTGTTTTATATAAACAGCTCAAAAATTCTAACACAGAAACTAATACTTTCGACCTACACTATAATAAATATTGGTATAAATCAGATTTTGTCGCAAAAACTGAAAAACATATTGACACCACCTCTCTACTCGGATAGAAATTCACCCCATTTGTCATGAAGCGCGATAACTTTCATTTTATTGTTCAAACAGTTACTCATTTTATTTTCAAAGTTTCTTTTAGAATTCAACTTTTTACAAGCTTTCCAGATAATACCATAAGCATTAAACCGCCTCTTATCCTAAAAAGGCCGTCTGAACCCCAATCAGGTTTCAGACGGCCTGTTTGAATCATGTTAATAAACATTTGCCGCTTGGCCATGCAAAAGACACCGGCGGGCTTACTTGTTTATAGAGTTTTTCATATTCCGACTACGATTTAATCCAATGCCATTAGCCTTTTGCCAAGGTTTCAGCTTCAGTCCACAATCCCCGCTTCTGCTCCGCCGTCAATTTCTTAATCCCGATTTCCCGTTTCAGCGCCTCACTTTTAGTCAGGCCGTCTGAAACGATGTGCATCTCGACAGGCTTGTTCAAACGCGTGTATTTTGCGCCTTTTCCTGACAAGTGCGCCGCAAACCGCTCTTGCGGACGGTTGCTGATGCCGCAATAAAACGCGCCGTTTTCGCACAAAATCAGATAAACACACCAATTTTCCGCGTTCATAAATCCCCTTCCTTGGCAAAACTCTCGGTAAAAATGCGCACGGTGGCTTCGGTTTTGGCAGACTGCACACGATAAGGTGTGACCAAATAAAGGCTGACCGGCGGCAATGTCCATTCGGGTAAAACGCTTTTCAGACGGCCTTGGGCAATTTTCTCCCGAACTTCGCCGCCCACTTGCAACGACAACCCGAAACCGCTTTCGGTCAGGCTGCACACGGCGGCAAGATGCGTACAGGCAATGCTGTCGGCAATATCGAGAAAATAGTTTTCTTCACCATTTTGCAAGGTCGTGCGGACAGGTAAAAAATGCAGCCAGCGGTACGCATGAAGCTGCGCGGGATGGGTAATGGGCGGATGCCGGTCGAGATAATCAGGAGCGGCGCAAATGATGTACGGCCAAGTTACGAGATGGCGCGCAACCAAGTTGGGATCATCCAAAGCCCGGTCGCCGCCGCGTATGGCGATGTCGGTCTGATTGTGTTGCAGGTCGTCCAAAGTATCGCTGAAATTAAGGACGGGACGGATTTTTGGGAACTCGGTTTGCAATCGCGAAAAGGCCGTCTGAAAAGCGCGGGATTCAATAACTGTAGAAGTCAGGGAAATCCGCAATTCACCGACGGGTTCGGTTTTCAGATTGTCGATAACGGTGCGCGTATCGGACAAGGTAGCGGCGAGGCGGCGGCAGTATTCGCCCAAGGCACGGCCGGCATCGGTCGGCGCAAGACTGCGCGTGCTGCGGTTTAACAGCTTGATGCCGTGCAGGGTTTCGAGGCGGTTGATGTGCTGGCTGACCGCCGACGGCGTCATGCCCAGCGCGACAGCGGCGGCGTTCATGCTGCCGTGTTCGAGGACGGCGGCGAAAACGAGCAGGGGTTTGATGTCTTGCATTTCGACTGATTATGTAGTTCAACTTCACAATCATAACAGCAAAACAGGGATTATCAAGCGTTTCAGACGGCCTTACAATGCACTCATCTAATCAATCACATCCCCACAAGGAGTCAAATATGAAAATCGCAGTCATCGGTGCAACAGGTTATGTCGGCAACGCAGTCGTGCAAGAACTGGCAGGCCGCGGTCATGAAGTAACCGCTTTCGCCCGCAATGCAGACAAAGTGTTCCAAGCGCAAAATGTTGCCGCTGTCTCCGCAGATGTTAACGCGGCGGACTTCGCCGACAAGCTGGCAGGCTTTGACGCCGTGGTCAGCGCGTTCAATCCCGGCTGGACCAATCCCAACATCGGCGCGGATTTTACACGCGGCGCAAACAACATCGTCGAAGCGGCAAAAGCGGCGCAAGTGCCGTATCTCTTGATTGTCGGCGGCGCAGGCAGCCTGTATGTGGCACCCGGTTTGCAAGTTATCGATACGCCCGACTTCCCGAAAGAAATTTTCGACGGCGCCAATGCCGCACGCCATCTCTTGGCAGAACTCCTGCCGCGCCGCGATGTGAACTGGTCTTTCGTTTCCCCTCCGGCACGACTGGGCGCGGACGGCGGTTTCAGCGAAGACAAAACCGGCAAATACCGCTTGGGCAAAGACGATTTGCTGATGGACGGTGAAATTCCGGCAGGCATCAGCGTGGCCGATTTGGCAGTCGCCATCGCCGACGATGCGGAAAACAAAGCGCATTTGTTTGAACGCTTTACTGTCGCCGCCGTTTAATCATCTTAATTTAAAGGCCGTCTGAAACCCAAAGTTTCAGACGGCCTTTTCATATTCGGATTGATAGAAATAAATATTTAATTACAATTTTGCTATAGCAAACATAACTAACTTCCGATATTTCAAGGCTTCCAACCTCGTCAGTCCCACCTGCGCGGAAATGACGGCAATAGGTATTGCGTATCGAAAATAAAGTAATTGGGCTATATAAAACAAAAACCACCGTTTCCACCCACCTCAAACGGCAGGCGGTTTTAATTCAATTTGATTTTTCGAGCCACCACCAATTTCGTTATCTATAAAATCATTGAATTGTTGACGGAACTCCATTGGTCGTGCGATATAAGGAATCGGAGCATGACTGCCGCCCGTCCCTCTGACCACTACGGAGCCATAATTGAAAATCCTGCCCCAAAAACCTTGATTTACCGAAATACTTTCGATACGGTTGATATTTATCTCAATTGTTTGCCGGCGGATAAAGCCAAACTTAGCGATAACCCTTTTGTTAGTTAAAGCAAGCTCGGTTGTCATTACATTCAATACCGCGAACACTATAAATACGATACCGATTACCCACATCAACAGCAGGATACCGAAAAAAATCCTCCAGAATTGGGAAAACCACGATACTTGCGCTTTATAAACAATACGTTCACCTCGCCCTAAAGAGCTTTCAATATAACTTGTCATTTAACATTCTCCACATTAGGTATTTTCCAAAAATACGGATTATAATCCGTGGATAAATAGGCGTCAAAATTGGATATTTTGAGATTTGTGAAGACAAATCTCATGAGTAAAATCAGTGTTTTGATAGGTATAAAAATCCGAGAAATCCGCAAACAGTCCAATATCAACCAAGAAAGCTTAGCCTTACTTGCCGATATAGACAGAAGCTATATGGGTAGAATAGAAAGGGGGGAGGTCAACATAACGGTTGATAAACTATATCAACTGTCTTCTGCTTTAAACTGTTCCGTACACGACTTACTACCGGATGATTTGGAAATTAAAAATACCTGAACCGTTTAAGTAGTCCGCCCACATTGCCAATCTGCTAAAAAGGTCGTCTGAAACCCCAAAACCCAAAGTTTCAGACGGCCTTTTGCTATAATACGCACATTAAATTTACCTATACGCGAGTTCTCATGTCCGTAACCCAACCCACCATCGCCGCCATCGCCACCGCACCCGGACGCGGTGGAGTCGGCGTTATCCGCCTTTCCGGCAAAAACCTGTTGCCTTTGGCGCAAACCCTCAGCGGCGGCAAAACGCCCAAGCCGCGCACCGCGCTTTACACCGACTTTTTCGGCGGCGACGGACAGCCGATAGACAACGGCATCCTGCTCTACTTCGCCGCGCCAGCCAGCTTTACCGGCGAAGACGTGATTGAGTTGCAGGGACACGGTGGCCCCGTCGTGATGGACATGTTGCTCTCGCGCTGCCTCGAACTGGGTGCGCACATGGCGGAGCCGGGCGAATTTACCAAACGTGCCTTCCTCAACAACAAACTCGACCTTGCCCAAGCCGAAAGCGTCGCCGACCTCATCGATGCCTCCAGCAAGTCCGCTGCACGCATGGCGTTGCGTTCGCTCAAAGGCGCGTTTTCCCAACACATACACGAGCTGGTGGACGACCTTATTACCCTGCGGATGCTGGTTGAAGCCACGCTGGACTTCCCCGAAGAAGACATCGACTTTCTCGAAGCCGCCGATGCGCGCGGCAAGCTCCAAGCCCTGCAAGGTCGTCTGAAAACCGTGCTCGCCAGCGCGGAACAAGGCGCGATTTTGCGCGAAGGCATGAACGTTGTCCTCGTCGGCGCACCCAACGTCGGCAAATCCAGCCTGCTCAACGCCTTGGCTGGCGACGACATCGCCATCGTAACCGACATCGCCGGCACCACCCGCGACACCGTGCGCGAACAAATTACCCTCGACGGCGTGCCCGTCCACATCATCGACACCGCCGGCCTGCGCGAAACCGACGACGTGGTCGAACAAATCGGCATCGAGCGCAGCCGCAAAGCCGTCTCCGAAGCCGATGTCGCCCTGATCCTGATTGACCCGCGCGAAGGTGTGAACGCCAAAACCCAAGCCATTTTGAACAGCCTGCCCGAAGGTTTGAAAAAAATCGAAATCCACAACAAAGCCGACCTGACCGGCGAACCTGTCGCCGTCCGTTCAGACGGCCTTGCGCAAACCGGCGCGGAAAGCGTTATCAGCCTGTCTGCCAAAACCGGCGCTGGTCTCGATTTGCTCAAACACGCCCTATTGCAGGAAGTTGGTTGGCAGGGAGAAAGCGAAAGCCTGTTCCTCGCCCGCAGCCGCCACCTCAACGCCTTGCACGAAGCCGAAGCCGAGCTG includes these proteins:
- the mnmE gene encoding tRNA uridine-5-carboxymethylaminomethyl(34) synthesis GTPase MnmE — protein: MSVTQPTIAAIATAPGRGGVGVIRLSGKNLLPLAQTLSGGKTPKPRTALYTDFFGGDGQPIDNGILLYFAAPASFTGEDVIELQGHGGPVVMDMLLSRCLELGAHMAEPGEFTKRAFLNNKLDLAQAESVADLIDASSKSAARMALRSLKGAFSQHIHELVDDLITLRMLVEATLDFPEEDIDFLEAADARGKLQALQGRLKTVLASAEQGAILREGMNVVLVGAPNVGKSSLLNALAGDDIAIVTDIAGTTRDTVREQITLDGVPVHIIDTAGLRETDDVVEQIGIERSRKAVSEADVALILIDPREGVNAKTQAILNSLPEGLKKIEIHNKADLTGEPVAVRSDGLAQTGAESVISLSAKTGAGLDLLKHALLQEVGWQGESESLFLARSRHLNALHEAEAELENAALCNNDQIELFAEHLRLAQNACSEITGEFTADDLLGVIFSRFCIGK
- a CDS encoding LysR family transcriptional regulator; its protein translation is MQDIKPLLVFAAVLEHGSMNAAAVALGMTPSAVSQHINRLETLHGIKLLNRSTRSLAPTDAGRALGEYCRRLAATLSDTRTVIDNLKTEPVGELRISLTSTVIESRAFQTAFSRLQTEFPKIRPVLNFSDTLDDLQHNQTDIAIRGGDRALDDPNLVARHLVTWPYIICAAPDYLDRHPPITHPAQLHAYRWLHFLPVRTTLQNGEENYFLDIADSIACTHLAAVCSLTESGFGLSLQVGGEVREKIAQGRLKSVLPEWTLPPVSLYLVTPYRVQSAKTEATVRIFTESFAKEGDL
- a CDS encoding NAD(P)-dependent oxidoreductase; this translates as MKIAVIGATGYVGNAVVQELAGRGHEVTAFARNADKVFQAQNVAAVSADVNAADFADKLAGFDAVVSAFNPGWTNPNIGADFTRGANNIVEAAKAAQVPYLLIVGGAGSLYVAPGLQVIDTPDFPKEIFDGANAARHLLAELLPRRDVNWSFVSPPARLGADGGFSEDKTGKYRLGKDDLLMDGEIPAGISVADLAVAIADDAENKAHLFERFTVAAV
- a CDS encoding PH domain-containing protein; the encoded protein is MTSYIESSLGRGERIVYKAQVSWFSQFWRIFFGILLLMWVIGIVFIVFAVLNVMTTELALTNKRVIAKFGFIRRQTIEININRIESISVNQGFWGRIFNYGSVVVRGTGGSHAPIPYIARPMEFRQQFNDFIDNEIGGGSKNQIELKPPAV
- a CDS encoding c-type cytochrome encodes the protein MNKLLIAAMMMAGLTACSQEAKQETQEAAQAVASEVKNEAASAADTTASAAQEAADKVEAAASKAEEAAKPEEAAKPEEKAEAPAAEAKPAESAKVDGKAVFEANCKACHGGLIPGAPAVGKKEDWAPRIKQGKDTLHKHALEGFNSMPAKGGNGSLSDDEVKAAVDYMANESGAKF
- a CDS encoding CYTH domain-containing protein, which produces MTVEIERRFLLADDSWREAASEPLVLQQGYLSVEKERTIRVRIIGSQAWLTLKGYISDMTRSEFEYEIPLAHAQAMMADMCPFKMEKYRYRVEFEGFVYEIDEYFGDNAPLIVAEIELPSEDTEFPKPSWLGQEITSDGKFTNAYLSKHPYSSWTE
- the ubiG gene encoding bifunctional 2-polyprenyl-6-hydroxyphenol methylase/3-demethylubiquinol 3-O-methyltransferase UbiG, producing the protein MSNQHDNVDAGEIAKFSQIADKWWDKNGEFKPLHDINPLRLDYIDGYAGLAGKRVLDVGCGGGILSESMAKRGAEHVTGIDMAEKSLQTAAAHAASQHVANIDYRCIRVEDLAAEEPHSFDVVTCMEMMEHVPDPSAIVQACAKLVKPDGMVFFSTINRNPKSYLHLIVGAEYLLKFVPKGTHDWKKFITPAELARMCRQAGLDTVGSKGMTYNLLSGRYSLCDSTEVNYMVTCRPA
- a CDS encoding CopD family protein, which translates into the protein MYLWFKLLHIFFVISWFAGLFYLPRIYVNLAQLEPGSVEYVRLTDMSRRLYRFMSPLGWGTLIFGAAIGFVNNWWGNGWLAVKLLCGLLLLAYQLYCGLLLRRFQNGSNVYSHRWYRVFNELPVLMMVAALYMVVFKPF
- a CDS encoding GIY-YIG nuclease family protein, which encodes MNAENWCVYLILCENGAFYCGISNRPQERFAAHLSGKGAKYTRLNKPVEMHIVSDGLTKSEALKREIGIKKLTAEQKRGLWTEAETLAKG
- a CDS encoding helix-turn-helix domain-containing protein; this encodes MSKISVLIGIKIREIRKQSNINQESLALLADIDRSYMGRIERGEVNITVDKLYQLSSALNCSVHDLLPDDLEIKNT